The following coding sequences are from one Ruminococcus flavefaciens AE3010 window:
- the gatB gene encoding Asp-tRNA(Asn)/Glu-tRNA(Gln) amidotransferase subunit GatB, whose amino-acid sequence MAELECAIGLEVHAELSTATKIFCGCKNEFGAAPNTHVCPVCLGLPGTLPRLNSKVCDYAVKMGHALGCKINNVSHLDRKNYFYPDLPKAYQISQSEIPICGRGSLDIMVDGEICSVGITRIHIEDDAGKLIHDDDFAGTLCDYNRCGFPLIEIVTEPDIRSSREAYVFLETIRSILRYIDISDCKMQEGSIRCDVNVSVHEKGTPLGERCELKNVNSFSAAVRGIEYEIKRQTDIISSGIKVERETRRWDDKKGISTIMRTKENMQDYRFFPEPDLGDIVLDAERIEQLRGEIPELPNRKMIRYVTEHGMNCDAAFTIADSPDKAALYDECVALGKCKPRSAANRILGDVTKFMNDTGRSISDTPLTADNLSELCAAAENGIISSTGAKLVFNELLTQGGDVSEIIERLGLAQNSDDGFLNDIADRVIAENEKSVCDYMNGKKNALGYLVGQAMKLSTGKAAPAKLKSMIENKIKKEN is encoded by the coding sequence ATGGCTGAGCTTGAATGTGCCATAGGTCTTGAGGTCCACGCTGAGCTCAGTACTGCGACCAAGATATTCTGCGGCTGTAAAAACGAGTTCGGAGCAGCTCCCAATACTCACGTTTGTCCTGTGTGTCTCGGACTCCCGGGGACACTTCCTCGGCTTAACAGCAAGGTCTGTGACTACGCTGTTAAAATGGGGCATGCACTTGGCTGTAAAATAAATAACGTAAGCCATTTGGACAGAAAGAACTACTTCTATCCCGATCTGCCGAAAGCCTATCAGATATCACAGTCAGAGATACCCATATGCGGCAGAGGAAGCCTTGATATAATGGTTGACGGCGAGATATGCTCTGTGGGTATAACACGTATCCATATTGAAGATGACGCAGGGAAGCTTATACATGATGATGATTTTGCAGGTACGCTGTGTGATTATAACCGCTGCGGATTTCCGCTTATCGAGATAGTTACAGAGCCTGATATACGCAGCTCACGTGAAGCTTATGTTTTTCTTGAAACTATCCGCAGTATACTCAGGTATATTGATATATCCGACTGTAAAATGCAGGAGGGCAGTATTCGCTGCGATGTAAATGTATCCGTTCACGAAAAAGGTACACCTCTTGGAGAACGCTGTGAGCTGAAGAACGTAAACAGCTTCAGTGCCGCAGTCAGAGGCATAGAATATGAAATAAAGCGACAGACCGATATTATCAGCTCAGGTATCAAAGTAGAGCGGGAAACAAGGCGATGGGATGACAAAAAGGGTATCAGTACTATTATGAGGACTAAGGAGAATATGCAGGATTACAGATTCTTTCCTGAGCCCGACCTGGGAGATATAGTTCTTGATGCTGAGAGGATAGAGCAGCTTCGCGGTGAGATACCCGAGCTCCCGAACCGTAAAATGATACGTTATGTCACAGAACATGGAATGAATTGTGATGCGGCATTTACTATTGCAGATTCACCTGATAAGGCAGCACTTTATGATGAGTGTGTTGCACTTGGAAAGTGTAAGCCCCGCTCTGCGGCAAACAGAATACTCGGTGATGTTACAAAGTTCATGAACGATACAGGTAGAAGCATATCTGATACGCCGCTGACTGCGGATAACCTCAGTGAGCTATGCGCTGCAGCTGAGAACGGGATAATATCAAGCACAGGAGCAAAGCTTGTATTCAATGAACTGTTAACACAGGGCGGAGATGTTTCGGAGATAATTGAAAGACTTGGGCTTGCTCAGAATTCAGACGATGGATTCCTCAATGATATTGCGGACAGGGTAATAGCTGAAAACGAGAAGAGCGTCTGCGATTATATGAACGGAAAGAAAAATGCTCTCGGATATCTTGTGGGACAGGCTATGAAGCTCTCAACAGGTAAGGCTGCCCCTGCAAAGCTTAAAAGCATGATCGAAAACAAAATTAAAAAGGAGAATTGA
- a CDS encoding arsenate reductase family protein, with protein MKFICYPKCTTCQKAKKWLDENGISYELRDIKENNPTADELREWYKNSGLPLKKFFNTSGLLYKSMELKNKLPNMSDDEQIKLLATDGMLVKRPILVSGKKVLVGFREKEYEELFK; from the coding sequence ATGAAATTTATATGTTATCCAAAATGTACTACCTGTCAGAAAGCAAAGAAATGGCTTGATGAAAATGGTATATCCTATGAACTGAGAGACATTAAGGAGAATAATCCAACTGCTGATGAACTAAGAGAGTGGTATAAGAACAGCGGGCTGCCCTTGAAGAAATTCTTCAACACAAGCGGACTGCTCTATAAGTCTATGGAGCTGAAAAATAAGCTGCCGAATATGAGCGACGACGAGCAGATAAAGCTCCTTGCGACAGACGGAATGCTTGTTAAAAGACCTATCCTTGTCAGTGGGAAAAAAGTTCTTGTCGGTTTCAGAGAAAAGGAATACGAGGAGCTATTCAAGTAA
- a CDS encoding heavy metal translocating P-type ATPase, producing MKQYNVTGMSCAACSARVEKAVSSVDGVTSCSVSLLTNSMGVEGTASAEAIIAAVRNAGYGASEKGGSRSEASKLDELRDTETPKMKRRLIASLVFLFVLMYISMGHTMFGAPLPSAMAGNHVMTALAELLLAAIVMVINQKFFINGFKGIINRSPNMDTLVALGSGASFIYSTAVLFMMTAAQQRGDAAAVHSYMHDLYFESAAMILTLITVGKMLEARSKGKTTDALKSLMKLAPETAVIIRDGSEVKIPVEQVKKGDIFVVRAGESIPVDGIVIDGESAVNESALTGESIPVDKTVGDSVSAATINSSGYMRCEATRVGEDTTLAQIIKMVSDAAATKAPIAKIADKVSGVFVPVVIGIALLTFIIWLIIGKNVGFSLARAISVLVISCPCALGLATPVAIMVGSGVGARNGLLFKTAASLEEAGKAQIIALDKTGTITKGEPIVTDIIPAADFSEQELLAIAYSLEIKSEHPLARAIVQYGSDNGIKADDVTEFKVMAGNGVSGKCGESSYIGGNHSLVSSSADISDEIISIAENLSEQGKTPLFFAVNGKLAGIIAVADVIKDDSAQAISELKNMGIRVVMLTGDNEKTAASIGTQAGVDEVIAGVLPEGKEAEIRRLKKQGKVIMVGDGINDAPALTAADMGIAIGAGADVAIDAADIVLMKSRLRDVPAAVRLSRAALRNIRQNLFWAFIYNIIGIPLAAGVYSKLFGWQMNPMFGAAAMSLSSFFVVTNALRLNLFKVHDSSRDKRRANTSAEASEQTGTLTVKIKGMMCGHCEARVKKALEELPFVDEALPSHEKGTAEIALSGNMDEKAVTKAVTAAGYKYLGIKQ from the coding sequence ATGAAGCAGTATAATGTAACAGGAATGAGCTGTGCTGCATGCAGTGCGAGAGTAGAAAAGGCTGTATCATCAGTTGATGGCGTTACGTCATGTTCTGTCAGCCTGCTTACTAATTCTATGGGTGTTGAAGGCACAGCGTCTGCCGAGGCAATTATCGCTGCCGTAAGAAATGCAGGCTACGGTGCATCAGAAAAGGGCGGAAGCAGATCGGAGGCTTCAAAGCTCGATGAACTTCGGGATACCGAAACGCCCAAGATGAAGCGCAGACTTATTGCGTCTCTTGTATTCCTGTTCGTTCTTATGTATATCTCTATGGGACACACCATGTTCGGAGCTCCTTTACCGTCTGCAATGGCAGGCAATCATGTAATGACAGCTCTTGCGGAGCTGCTTCTCGCCGCCATAGTAATGGTCATCAATCAGAAATTTTTCATAAACGGATTTAAAGGCATTATAAACCGCTCACCCAATATGGACACTCTTGTAGCACTTGGTTCGGGAGCATCTTTTATTTACAGCACAGCGGTACTGTTTATGATGACAGCAGCACAGCAGCGAGGTGATGCCGCAGCTGTACACTCATATATGCACGATCTGTATTTTGAGTCTGCGGCAATGATACTCACGCTGATAACTGTTGGAAAGATGCTTGAAGCACGTTCAAAGGGAAAAACTACCGATGCACTGAAAAGTCTTATGAAGCTTGCTCCCGAAACTGCTGTTATTATCCGTGACGGCAGTGAGGTCAAGATCCCTGTGGAGCAGGTAAAGAAAGGCGATATATTCGTTGTACGTGCAGGAGAAAGCATACCTGTTGACGGAATAGTTATTGATGGAGAAAGCGCTGTTAACGAATCGGCTCTTACGGGTGAGAGCATACCCGTAGATAAAACAGTGGGCGACAGTGTATCGGCTGCGACTATTAACAGCTCGGGATATATGCGCTGTGAAGCCACCCGTGTAGGTGAAGATACAACGCTGGCGCAGATCATCAAAATGGTCAGTGACGCAGCTGCGACTAAAGCTCCTATTGCGAAGATAGCCGATAAGGTCTCCGGAGTATTTGTGCCTGTGGTAATAGGCATAGCACTTCTGACATTTATTATATGGCTTATAATAGGGAAGAATGTAGGCTTTTCACTGGCAAGAGCAATCTCAGTTCTTGTAATAAGCTGTCCCTGCGCATTGGGACTTGCCACACCTGTTGCCATAATGGTAGGAAGCGGCGTAGGCGCAAGGAACGGTCTTTTGTTCAAGACAGCCGCTTCTCTTGAAGAAGCGGGAAAAGCACAGATAATAGCTCTTGATAAAACGGGAACTATTACAAAAGGCGAGCCGATCGTAACAGATATTATCCCTGCTGCTGATTTTTCGGAGCAGGAGCTTCTTGCAATTGCCTATTCACTCGAAATAAAAAGCGAACACCCCCTTGCAAGGGCAATAGTGCAGTATGGCAGCGACAACGGTATTAAAGCTGACGATGTCACTGAGTTCAAGGTCATGGCAGGCAATGGCGTATCGGGAAAGTGCGGAGAAAGCTCATATATAGGCGGAAATCACAGCCTTGTAAGTTCGTCGGCAGATATCAGTGATGAAATTATCTCAATAGCTGAGAATCTTTCGGAACAGGGAAAGACACCTCTGTTTTTCGCAGTGAACGGAAAACTCGCAGGAATCATTGCCGTAGCCGACGTTATAAAGGACGACAGTGCACAGGCAATAAGCGAATTAAAGAATATGGGCATTCGCGTAGTGATGCTGACTGGTGACAATGAAAAAACAGCGGCTTCTATCGGTACTCAGGCAGGCGTTGACGAGGTTATAGCGGGTGTTCTTCCTGAGGGTAAGGAAGCTGAAATACGCAGGCTTAAAAAGCAGGGAAAGGTGATCATGGTTGGTGACGGTATCAATGATGCTCCTGCGTTAACAGCGGCTGATATGGGTATTGCCATTGGAGCAGGTGCAGATGTAGCAATTGACGCGGCGGATATAGTTCTTATGAAGAGTCGCCTGAGAGATGTTCCTGCGGCAGTAAGGCTCAGCAGAGCAGCTTTGCGTAACATACGCCAGAACCTGTTCTGGGCTTTTATCTATAATATTATAGGTATACCTCTTGCAGCAGGTGTGTATTCAAAGCTTTTCGGCTGGCAGATGAACCCGATGTTCGGAGCGGCAGCAATGAGCCTTTCAAGCTTTTTTGTTGTGACTAATGCACTTAGACTAAACCTTTTCAAAGTCCATGACAGCAGCCGCGATAAAAGACGCGCGAATACTTCTGCGGAAGCAAGTGAGCAAACAGGAACTTTAACCGTAAAGATAAAGGGCATGATGTGCGGACACTGTGAAGCAAGAGTGAAAAAGGCTCTGGAAGAGCTTCCTTTTGTCGATGAAGCCCTGCCAAGCCATGAAAAGGGGACTGCCGAGATAGCTTTGTCAGGCAATATGGACGAAAAAGCTGTCACGAAAGCAGTTACCGCTGCAGGCTATAAATATCTTGGCATAAAACAGTGA
- a CDS encoding toprim domain-containing protein codes for MAKKQDYGNDSISMLKGADRVRKRPAVIFGSDGLDGCEHSIFEVISNSIDEAREGYGNKIIITHYRNNDIEVEDFGRGCPVDYNNNEKRYNWELVYCELYAGGKYDTAAESYEYSLGLNGLGLCSTQYSSEFMDVEVIRDGFKYDLHFEKGNNVGGLKKEPCKKKQTGTKTRWRPDLEVFTDISVSDEFFCDILKRQAIVNPNILFVFRSENEAGGFNEQEFFYESGITEYVQEIAGEGALSSIQHWTAEKKGRDRDDKPEYKVKLDVAVTFSNKAKLTEYYHNSSFLEHGGSPEEAVKRAFVAQIDSYIKSVNGYQKNEGKITYPDVEESLILVSSSFSTQTSYANQTKKAITNKFIREAMTEFLRHQLEVYFIENPDEAQKIAEQILINKRSRENAEKVRLNVRKKLTGTIDLANMVEKFVDCRTKDVSRREIYIVEGDSALGSVKLARNAEFQAIIPVRGKILNCLKAEYSKIFKSEIITDLIKVLGCGVEVTTKANKELSNFDINNFRWSKIVICTDADVDGFQIRTLILTMLYRLTPTLIEQGYVYIAESPLFEINTKEKTYFAYTEQEKQRILEMIGDKKHTIQRSKGLGENEPDMMSLTTMNPDTRRLIKVTAEDITESAEVFEMLLGDDLQGRKDYISEYGADYLELADIS; via the coding sequence ATGGCTAAGAAACAAGATTACGGCAATGACAGTATATCAATGCTCAAGGGCGCGGACAGAGTCCGTAAGCGCCCTGCGGTTATATTCGGCTCTGACGGCTTGGACGGCTGCGAGCACTCAATTTTTGAGGTCATCTCCAACTCTATTGACGAGGCTCGCGAGGGCTACGGCAATAAGATAATCATTACTCATTACAGGAATAACGATATTGAAGTCGAGGACTTCGGACGCGGCTGTCCTGTTGACTATAATAATAACGAAAAGCGCTATAACTGGGAGCTTGTCTACTGTGAGCTCTATGCAGGCGGTAAGTATGATACAGCTGCTGAGTCTTATGAGTATTCACTGGGACTTAACGGACTTGGTCTTTGTTCTACCCAGTATTCGTCTGAATTTATGGACGTTGAGGTAATACGTGACGGTTTCAAGTACGACCTGCACTTTGAAAAGGGCAATAACGTAGGCGGCTTAAAAAAAGAGCCCTGCAAGAAAAAGCAGACAGGAACCAAGACACGCTGGCGCCCCGACCTTGAAGTATTCACTGATATCAGTGTTTCCGACGAGTTCTTCTGCGATATTCTTAAACGTCAGGCTATAGTAAATCCAAATATACTCTTTGTGTTCCGCTCGGAAAATGAAGCAGGCGGCTTCAATGAGCAGGAGTTCTTCTACGAGTCGGGTATAACCGAGTATGTTCAGGAGATAGCAGGTGAGGGTGCGCTTTCTTCCATACAGCACTGGACTGCTGAAAAAAAGGGACGCGACCGTGATGATAAGCCCGAGTATAAGGTGAAGCTTGATGTGGCAGTAACTTTCTCCAACAAGGCAAAGCTCACGGAGTACTATCACAATTCAAGCTTTCTTGAACACGGCGGTTCGCCCGAGGAAGCTGTAAAGCGTGCTTTTGTCGCACAGATAGACAGCTATATCAAGTCTGTGAACGGCTACCAGAAGAATGAGGGAAAGATAACTTACCCCGATGTTGAGGAAAGTCTTATTCTCGTTTCCTCGTCCTTCTCGACCCAGACTTCATATGCCAATCAGACCAAAAAGGCTATTACCAATAAGTTTATACGCGAGGCTATGACAGAGTTCCTGCGCCATCAGCTGGAGGTCTACTTCATTGAGAATCCCGATGAGGCTCAGAAGATAGCCGAGCAGATACTTATAAACAAAAGAAGCCGTGAAAATGCGGAAAAGGTACGTCTTAACGTAAGAAAAAAGCTGACAGGTACTATCGACCTTGCAAATATGGTGGAGAAGTTCGTAGACTGCCGTACCAAGGACGTTTCACGCCGTGAGATATATATCGTGGAGGGTGATTCGGCTCTCGGTTCTGTAAAGCTTGCAAGAAACGCGGAGTTTCAGGCAATCATCCCTGTCCGCGGCAAGATACTCAACTGCCTTAAAGCAGAGTACTCCAAGATATTCAAGAGTGAGATAATCACTGATCTTATCAAGGTCCTTGGCTGCGGAGTCGAGGTCACTACCAAAGCCAACAAGGAGCTTTCAAACTTTGATATAAACAATTTCCGTTGGAGCAAGATAGTTATCTGTACCGATGCGGACGTTGACGGCTTCCAGATAAGAACCCTCATACTCACCATGCTTTACAGACTAACTCCGACTCTTATCGAGCAGGGCTATGTCTATATAGCTGAGTCGCCGCTATTTGAAATAAATACTAAGGAAAAGACATATTTTGCCTATACCGAGCAGGAAAAGCAGCGTATACTTGAAATGATCGGCGATAAAAAGCACACCATACAGCGCTCGAAAGGTCTCGGTGAGAACGAGCCCGATATGATGAGCCTTACGACTATGAACCCTGATACCCGACGTCTTATCAAGGTAACTGCGGAGGATATCACCGAGTCTGCAGAGGTATTTGAGATGCTTCTCGGAGACGATTTACAGGGACGTAAGGATTATATATCCGAATACGGCGCTGACTATCTCGAGCTTGCTGATATAAGCTAA
- a CDS encoding DNA gyrase/topoisomerase IV subunit A — protein sequence MPKKKETPKKQPAFKHEAYIEGSGSVVDEKITDTLKKNYMPYAMSVIISRALPEIDGFKPSHRKLLYMMYKRGLLSPDKERSKSANVVGETMKLNPHGDQAIYETLVRLTRGNEALLHPFIDSKGNFGKQYSSKMHFAAPRYTEVKLEKICNELFRDIDKETIDFVPNYDNTMQEPTLLPATFPTVLVNSNTGIAVSMASNVCPFNLEEVCETTIALMKDPNHDILSTLKGPDFPGGGLMLYDEAELNKVYETGRGSIKVRSKYSYDKAANCIEITEIPYTTTIEAIIEKIIDLVKQGKIREISYIRDETDIDGLKIAIDLKRGTDPDKLMQKLYRLTPLQDSYPCNFNILIAGTPKVMGVREILIEWTAFREECVQRRTYYDLQKKKEKLHLLEALSKILLDIDKAIKIIRETENEADVVPNLMIGFGIDEIQAEYVAEIKLRNINKQYILRRVEEVDQLKKDIEEMEDILRDKKKIRKIIVNELRDVIKNYAQPRKTMFYYQADVEEAEEIDDTPDYPVNIFVSDSGYFKKITPQSLRMSSEQKLKEGDFISQSFEATNKTELVFFSDKAQAYKTRASAFDDTKASVMGDYIPAKLSFDEGEGLKTLVATTDYSGYIVFFFENGKAAKVPMKSYETKTNRKKLANAYSSKSPLIAALFISEDSDILLRTTSGHALVFNTGMILPKSTRDSQGVQVITLRKKALLSSAALIAPEELPELEKYRSKSVPAAGKPAKELGDSNQLTF from the coding sequence ATGCCAAAAAAAAAGGAAACTCCCAAAAAACAGCCTGCTTTCAAGCATGAAGCTTATATTGAGGGCTCGGGAAGCGTAGTTGATGAAAAGATAACAGATACGCTTAAAAAGAATTACATGCCCTACGCCATGAGCGTTATCATCTCCCGTGCACTTCCTGAGATAGACGGCTTCAAGCCCTCACACAGAAAGCTCCTATATATGATGTATAAAAGGGGACTTCTCAGCCCTGATAAGGAGCGTTCAAAGTCTGCCAACGTGGTGGGCGAGACCATGAAGCTCAATCCTCATGGCGACCAGGCTATATATGAGACTCTTGTTCGTTTGACAAGGGGAAACGAGGCTCTTCTTCACCCGTTCATTGACAGCAAGGGAAACTTCGGCAAGCAGTATTCCAGCAAGATGCACTTTGCGGCTCCTCGATATACAGAGGTAAAGCTTGAAAAGATATGCAACGAGCTTTTCCGTGATATCGACAAGGAGACTATAGATTTCGTACCAAACTACGACAATACCATGCAGGAGCCAACACTGCTCCCTGCAACTTTTCCAACTGTACTTGTAAACTCAAATACAGGTATTGCAGTATCAATGGCAAGTAACGTGTGTCCCTTCAACCTTGAAGAGGTCTGTGAGACCACAATAGCTCTCATGAAAGACCCGAACCATGATATCCTCAGCACATTAAAGGGTCCTGATTTCCCTGGCGGAGGACTTATGCTCTATGATGAAGCCGAGCTCAACAAGGTCTATGAGACAGGTCGAGGCAGTATCAAGGTACGCTCCAAGTACAGCTATGATAAAGCCGCTAACTGTATCGAGATAACCGAAATACCTTACACAACCACTATCGAGGCTATTATCGAGAAGATAATCGACCTTGTAAAGCAGGGAAAGATAAGAGAGATATCATATATCCGTGACGAGACTGATATCGACGGTCTCAAAATAGCTATTGATCTTAAACGCGGCACAGACCCTGATAAACTCATGCAGAAGCTGTATCGCCTGACGCCGCTTCAGGACAGCTATCCCTGCAACTTCAATATCCTCATTGCAGGTACTCCAAAAGTAATGGGTGTCCGCGAAATACTTATCGAGTGGACAGCATTCCGTGAGGAGTGCGTCCAGCGCAGGACTTACTACGACCTGCAGAAGAAAAAAGAGAAGCTTCATTTGTTGGAAGCGCTCTCAAAGATACTTCTTGATATTGATAAAGCTATAAAGATTATCCGCGAGACCGAGAACGAAGCAGACGTTGTGCCTAACCTTATGATCGGATTCGGTATCGATGAGATACAGGCTGAATACGTTGCTGAGATTAAGCTCCGCAATATCAATAAGCAGTATATTCTTCGCCGTGTGGAGGAGGTCGACCAGCTCAAAAAGGATATTGAGGAAATGGAAGACATTCTCCGAGATAAGAAGAAGATACGCAAGATAATCGTAAATGAGCTCCGCGACGTTATCAAGAATTACGCTCAGCCCAGAAAGACCATGTTCTATTATCAGGCTGACGTCGAAGAAGCAGAAGAGATCGACGATACTCCCGATTATCCTGTTAATATTTTCGTTTCTGACAGCGGATACTTCAAGAAAATAACTCCGCAGTCTCTGCGAATGAGCAGCGAGCAGAAGCTAAAAGAGGGCGACTTCATCAGCCAGAGCTTTGAGGCTACTAATAAAACAGAGCTGGTATTTTTCTCTGATAAGGCTCAGGCATACAAAACGAGAGCAAGTGCTTTTGATGATACTAAGGCAAGCGTTATGGGTGACTATATCCCTGCAAAGCTCAGCTTTGATGAGGGAGAGGGACTTAAAACTCTTGTTGCCACAACTGATTACAGCGGATATATTGTATTCTTCTTTGAAAACGGCAAGGCAGCAAAGGTTCCGATGAAGTCATATGAGACCAAGACGAACCGTAAGAAGCTTGCAAATGCTTATTCGTCAAAATCTCCTCTTATTGCGGCACTGTTTATATCAGAAGATTCAGATATACTTCTCAGAACAACAAGCGGTCATGCTCTTGTATTCAATACAGGTATGATATTGCCAAAGTCCACAAGAGACTCACAGGGCGTTCAGGTAATAACTTTGAGAAAGAAAGCTCTGCTTTCGTCAGCTGCTCTCATCGCTCCCGAGGAGCTTCCGGAGCTTGAAAAGTATCGCTCAAAGAGTGTTCCTGCCGCAGGAAAGCCTGCCAAGGAGCTGGGTGACAGCAATCAGCTCACATTCTGA
- a CDS encoding aldolase catalytic domain-containing protein — translation MKEISKLMNYRSDVRVVDATLRDGGLVNNFRFTDEFVKDLYLANIKAGVDYMEFGYRADKEMFKVEEFGPCKFCDDEYIRTIVGENHTDLKIAIMADVGRCNYKQDIVERENSPVDLIRVATYLHQIPTAVDMIEDAKKKGYEVSCNIMAISNAQEGDLKVALDILGQSPVDVFYIVDSFGALYPEQLARIADLYLEAADKYGKKVGIHAHNNQQLAFANTIEAVGDGVDWLDATYSSMGRGAGNCAMELLLGFLKNPKYNAYPVFQFIEKHMDRLREEGAVWGYDLQYLLTGLFNQHPRTAIQYTKEKRKDVSEFYKEIISQE, via the coding sequence ATGAAAGAGATTTCTAAACTTATGAATTACAGATCAGATGTTAGAGTTGTAGACGCAACTCTCCGTGACGGCGGACTTGTAAACAATTTCAGATTTACAGATGAATTTGTCAAGGATCTTTACCTTGCAAACATCAAAGCAGGCGTTGATTATATGGAATTCGGCTACAGAGCTGACAAGGAAATGTTCAAGGTAGAAGAATTCGGTCCATGCAAGTTCTGCGATGATGAGTATATCCGCACGATAGTTGGTGAAAACCACACGGACTTAAAGATCGCCATTATGGCTGATGTTGGACGCTGCAACTATAAGCAGGACATTGTAGAGCGTGAGAACTCCCCTGTTGACCTTATCCGTGTTGCAACTTATCTCCATCAGATACCGACTGCTGTTGATATGATCGAGGACGCAAAGAAGAAGGGCTATGAGGTTAGCTGTAATATTATGGCTATATCAAACGCTCAGGAGGGCGACCTTAAAGTAGCTCTTGACATTCTTGGACAGTCTCCTGTTGATGTTTTCTATATCGTTGACAGCTTTGGCGCACTTTATCCCGAGCAGTTGGCTCGCATTGCCGATCTTTACCTTGAGGCAGCTGACAAGTACGGAAAGAAAGTCGGTATCCACGCACATAACAATCAGCAGCTTGCATTCGCAAATACTATCGAGGCTGTTGGTGACGGTGTAGACTGGCTCGACGCTACATATTCATCAATGGGAAGAGGCGCAGGCAACTGTGCAATGGAGCTTCTTCTCGGATTCCTGAAAAATCCGAAGTACAATGCTTATCCTGTATTCCAGTTTATCGAGAAGCATATGGACAGGCTACGTGAAGAGGGTGCTGTATGGGGCTATGATCTCCAGTATCTCCTCACAGGTCTCTTCAACCAGCACCCAAGAACAGCTATCCAGTACACAAAAGAAAAGCGCAAGGACGTATCTGAGTTCTACAAGGAGATCATTTCTCAGGAATAA
- a CDS encoding putative ABC transporter permease, producing the protein MIDTALAVYHTASYFVIYAFLGWCLEVVYQAVEHGKFINRGFLNGPYCPIYGFGVILVCFALDPIKENIVILYIGSVLLTTFLELITGFLLEKIFAQKWWDYSEERFNLKGYICLKFSLLWGVACLVTVRLIHPLTEKIVSDIPHTLGIIMVSAILIGFISDTIITVAAIIHIKQRLVLLEGISAEMRKISDKTGEKLFTGVEHVMDKKTQLDERNAEYKEKLAELKDKYAALRERRSMTLRRISKAFPQLNFSDLKGFKQQLEELQRNINNKNN; encoded by the coding sequence ATGATTGATACTGCTCTTGCCGTATATCATACAGCAAGCTATTTCGTTATATATGCCTTTTTAGGCTGGTGTCTGGAAGTCGTATATCAGGCAGTCGAGCACGGTAAATTTATCAACCGAGGATTTCTGAACGGTCCATACTGTCCTATATACGGATTCGGAGTGATTCTTGTCTGCTTTGCTCTTGACCCTATCAAGGAAAACATTGTGATACTATATATTGGCTCAGTGCTGCTTACAACTTTTCTTGAGCTTATTACAGGCTTTCTCCTTGAAAAGATTTTTGCTCAAAAATGGTGGGATTATTCCGAAGAACGATTTAATCTGAAAGGTTATATTTGCCTGAAGTTCTCACTTTTATGGGGAGTGGCCTGTCTTGTAACGGTTCGGCTCATTCACCCGCTGACAGAAAAAATCGTCAGCGATATTCCTCATACACTTGGGATCATAATGGTCTCTGCTATTCTTATCGGCTTTATCAGCGATACTATTATAACAGTCGCGGCTATAATACACATAAAGCAAAGACTTGTACTTCTTGAAGGCATATCCGCTGAAATGCGAAAAATATCTGATAAGACAGGCGAAAAACTGTTCACCGGCGTCGAACACGTTATGGATAAGAAAACACAGCTTGATGAACGAAATGCCGAATATAAAGAAAAGCTTGCCGAGCTTAAAGATAAATATGCAGCACTCCGCGAAAGACGCAGCATGACGCTCAGACGTATCTCAAAGGCTTTCCCTCAGCTGAATTTTTCTGATCTAAAAGGATTTAAGCAGCAGCTTGAAGAGCTTCAAAGGAACATAAACAATAAAAATAATTAA